The bacterium genome includes the window GTCCCGTTCTCGTGGTACAGGCGGAAGCCGTCGTTCCAGCCGTCGGCGATGGCGACCACACCCCCGTCGCAGTCCAGGGCGAAGGGCGGGCGGAGACCGGTGGAAAAGCTGGAAAGCACCCGCCCCCGGTAGTCCACGTGAAGCACCAGGCCGTCCTGGGTCAAGACCCAGAGCGAGCGGTCATAATCCATGGACATGTCCGCAATCTCGGTGTGACCGCCCAGGTCATCGCCCAGGGGAGTGTACACCTGGGTCAGGTTGCCGCGTCCGTCGAACTCGTAGAGCTCCTCCCCGGCGGCGATCCAGAGTTCACCGGCCCAGTTGGCCGCCAGCGCCCCCGGCACACTGGGGGCGTCGCTGATGCCGGAGAGCGTGCTGTCGTCGCGCAACAGGCGGCCGGTGCCCGCCGTGGCGGGGTAGCTCTCCGTGACGACGAAGGCCGTGGAGACGTCGGTGAACTTGAACACCGTCCCCGCGGAGGGGTCGGCCAGGTAGACGTCGTCCTGGTGGCTCACGGCGAGGTCGGTGGGGCGGAAGGCCCGCTCGCCGCCGCCGAAGTCGTAGTCGTACTGCTGGATGACCCGCCCGGCGGGGTCGAACACCTGCACCCGCAGGTTGCCGGCGTCCAGCACCATCAGGTCGCCGAAGTAGTCCAGGGCGAGGTCGGTGGGGTTGATGAGCTCGCCCAGGCGGGTCCCGTTGAAGCCCCAGGTGGTGTAGTGGTACACCCCCACGGCGCCACCGGGGTTCAGGCGTTCGTCCTCCTTGCCGGTAAGCCCACCCCCGCCTTCCATAGTTAGCTGGCAGGCGGTGAGGAGGAGCAGCGACAGGGCGACCAGGCTCGTTGTTCTCATCGTGTTTCCGACGCGGGGAGGGATTTAAACTACGCGGTCCCGGTGGAATCAGTTCGCTAAATACCTGCCGGCGATGGGCTTCAGCCGGTGCACCACCGCCGGCGGCACGTTCTCGCGGTCGGTGACGATGGAGTTCGCCAGGGCCGTGTGGCAGGAGCACTCGACGTCCATGGGGACGGCGGGGACGATGCGCTCGATCAGCTTCTTCGCGTTCTCGACGTTTTTCAAGAGGTTGGCCACGACCATCTCGGCGGTGACGGTCTCTTCGCCCTTGCGCCAGCAGTCGTAATCCGTGGAGAAGGCGAGGGTGGCGTAGGCAATTTCGGCCTCGCGGGCCAGGCGCGCCTCGGTGAGATTGGTCATCCCGATGACCGAGACGCCCCAGGAGCGGTAGAGTTCGCTTTCGGCGCGGGTGGAGAACTGGGGTCCCTCCATGCACAGGTACGTCCCGCCGTCGTGGGTGGAAAGTCCCAGCTCGCGGCACTTGGAGACGAGGATTTTCCGAAGCTCGGCGCAGAAGGGATCGGCCAGGCCCACGTGGGCCACCACGCCGTCGGTGAAGAAGGTGTCCTGTCGGTGGCGGGTACGGTCTATGAACTGGTCGGGAACCACCACGTCCAGGGGCCGTATCTCCTCCTTCATGGAGCCCACCGCCGAGACGGAGATTATCCAGCGGACGCCCAGCATCTTCAGGGCGCAGATGTTGGCCCGGTAGTTGACCTCGGATGGAGAGCGGACGTGGCCCCGTCCGTGCCGGGGGAGAAAGGCCACCTCGCGCCCGGCCAGCTTCCCGACGACGGCCGCATCCGAGGGCTCGCCGAAGGGCGTGCTGATCCACTCCTCACGGGCCTCGGTGAGACTCTCGATCCGGTACAGACCGGACCCGCCGATGACGCCAATAATCCTCTCCGCCATGAACGCTCCTCGGGGTGGAAACGGTTGTCCTCTCTTGAGAGCTAGCTTACCACAGTCGGCGGGTCGGTACAACTCGGACGCGACGGCTGGACGCGAAAAACCCGACGCGGTGACGGGACACGGGAGGCCCGTCCCGCTTGACTTTTGACCCCCGTCAAACATAAACTGTGTCGGTTTGTACCTCCCAATGGATCGCCTCCATGCCGAGGGAAAAGACCGGCGACGCCCCGCTCAAGGGCAGCCTGCGGCACGCCTTCTCCGTCAAGGTCAGAAGCGATTTGCCCCCGGAGAAGGCCGACGAGCTCATCGAACGCATCTGCCAAAAGCTTTTCGAGAAGAACCTCCTCGAGCCGGCGGTCTTGTTCGTTCAGAGCTCGTACCCCATGGCCTACTACGGCAGTCAGGCCATGCTGGTGCTGGAGCCGTTCATCGCCGGGTTCCTGGAGCTGTTCTGGCCCGCCTTCCTCGAGGTGGCCCCCTACGACCGGCTCCAGAGGCTCTTCGAGAACCGGGAGTACGTCCAGCGCTTCCTCGCCCGCATGGACGACTACCTCGACGAGAAGAGGCAGACCAAACGCACGCGAAAACGCAAACGCTGGCACTGGCGCTAGGGGCCGGCGATAAACCGCCGCCTCCTTGCGGTTATAGGAGAATAAGGGCGACCGGGCAGCTCCACCGGCGCAAGAGGCCGGACGAGTCAACGGCCGGAGAGTGGCTTGTAATCGGGGGGAGGAGTAATGTTTAAGGCGTTCCGCGAGTTCATCAGCCGGGGCAACGTCGTCGAGCTGGCGGTGGGCATCATCATCGGAGCCGCCTTCGGCGCCATCGTCACCTCGCTGGTCTCCGACGTGGTCATGCCGCCCCTGGGGCTGGTGCTGGGCGGGATGGTGCCGCTTAACGCCACTCGTTGCGCCCACTGCACCTCGGAGCTGACCCCGGCTTGAGCGGCGACCGACGTCGGGCTTGTCCGGGGGGCGTCTCCCCGGTATAATCGCCTTTTGAGCACATCACCCGAAGACTTCTTGGCAGATCAACGTCTCCAGATGAAAGCACACTATTTATGAAGACTATCCTGGCGACGGACTGCGGCTCCACCACCACCAAGGCCATCTTTATCCAGCAACAGCCCGACGGGGTGTACCGTCTGGTCGTCCGGGGCGAAGCGCCCACCACCGTGGAGAAACCGGCCGAGGACGTGACCCGGGGCGTCATCAACGCCGTGAGCGAGGTGGAGGAGCTTTCGGGGCGTAAGTTCATCGCCGCCGACAACACGATAATGGTCAAGAAGGACGACAAAGAGGGCTGCGACATTTACCTCTCCACCAGCTCCGCCGGGGGCGGCCTGCAGATGATGGTCGCCGGCGTGGTGAAGCAGATGACTGGTGAGTCGGCGCAGCGCGCCGCCCTGGGCGCCGGGGCAATCGTCATGGACGTCCTGGCCACCAACGACCGTCGGCCGAATCACGTCAAGATCGAAGCCATCCGCCGCCTGCGGCCGGACATCATCCTTCTGTCCGGGGGGGTGGACGGCGGGACGATCAAGCACGTGGCCGCGCTGGCCGAGATAATCGGCGCCGCCGACCCCAAGCCCCGCTTCGGCGTCGGGTACAACCTGCCGGTCATATACGCCGGGAACATCGCCGCCCGGGAGGTCGTCGAGAAGGAGCTGGGCAAGAAGACGGCGCTCCAGATGGTGGACAACATCCGGCCGGTGCTGGAGCGGGAAAATTTAGGTCCGGCGCGAAACGCCATCCACGACCTCTTCATGGAGCACGTCATGGCCCAGGCGCCGGGCTACTCCAAGCTCATGACCTGGGCCCGGGACACCACCGGGGAGAACATCCCCATCATGCCCACCCCCGGGGCCGTCGGCGAGATTATCCAGACCATCGCCCGCCGGGAGGGCATCACGGTCATCGGCGTGGACATCGGCGGCGCCACCACCGACGTCTTCAGCGTCTTCAAGGGCGAGAAGTACGAGGAGACCCGCGAGATCGTCTTCAACCGCACCGTCTCGGCCAATCTCGGCATGAGCTACTCCATCTCCAACGTCATGGCCGAGACCGGCTTCGACAACGTCATGCGCTGGGTGCCCTT containing:
- the mtnP gene encoding S-methyl-5'-thioadenosine phosphorylase; translation: MAERIIGVIGGSGLYRIESLTEAREEWISTPFGEPSDAAVVGKLAGREVAFLPRHGRGHVRSPSEVNYRANICALKMLGVRWIISVSAVGSMKEEIRPLDVVVPDQFIDRTRHRQDTFFTDGVVAHVGLADPFCAELRKILVSKCRELGLSTHDGGTYLCMEGPQFSTRAESELYRSWGVSVIGMTNLTEARLAREAEIAYATLAFSTDYDCWRKGEETVTAEMVVANLLKNVENAKKLIERIVPAVPMDVECSCHTALANSIVTDRENVPPAVVHRLKPIAGRYLAN
- a CDS encoding glutamate mutase L, with protein sequence MKTILATDCGSTTTKAIFIQQQPDGVYRLVVRGEAPTTVEKPAEDVTRGVINAVSEVEELSGRKFIAADNTIMVKKDDKEGCDIYLSTSSAGGGLQMMVAGVVKQMTGESAQRAALGAGAIVMDVLATNDRRPNHVKIEAIRRLRPDIILLSGGVDGGTIKHVAALAEIIGAADPKPRFGVGYNLPVIYAGNIAAREVVEKELGKKTALQMVDNIRPVLERENLGPARNAIHDLFMEHVMAQAPGYSKLMTWARDTTGENIPIMPTPGAVGEIIQTIARREGITVIGVDIGGATTDVFSVFKGEKYEETREIVFNRTVSANLGMSYSISNVMAETGFDNVMRWVPFHIDEKELRNRIRNKMIRPTTIPQALDDLIVEQAIAREALRLAFIQHKLLAVGLKGIQRMRTISETFSQSGSGETLVDMLDLDILVGSGGVLSHAPRRSQAAMMLIDAFLPEGITALAVDSIFMMPQLGVLSKVNEKAATDVFVRDCLIHLGTCVAPVVQAKPDEKVADIELAFDDGRTETFEMNFGTLTVVPLPWTDKPSATLRANPQGKADFGAGPGKPVERKITGGLSGVILDARGRQPFQLPEDDTLRVKKLQEWQKALDCYPAYETK